From the Caballeronia sp. NK8 genome, one window contains:
- the ileS gene encoding isoleucine--tRNA ligase, with protein MSDKKEKASSKYPVNLLDTPFPMRGDLPKREPAWVKEWQDNKVYEKIRAASKGRKKFILHDGPPYANGDIHLGHAVNKILKDMIVKARNLAGFDAVYVPGWDCHGMPIEIQIEKQFGKSLPAAEVMQKARAYAGEQIEKQKAGFRRLGVLGDWDNPYKTMNFANEAGEIRALGKIMEKGYVFRGLKPVNWCFDCGSALAEAEVEYKDKTDPTIDVVFGFAEPEKTAQAFGLNALPKPEGGVVIWTTTPWTIPANQALNVHPEIVYALVDTPRGLLILAEERVEACLQNYGIPGEVIATTPGEKLTNLRFHHPLAAAHPGYKRTAPVYLGDYVTTESGTGIVHSSPAYGVEDFVSCKAHGMADSDIINPVMGDGRYIESLPLFGGLSIWKANPQIVEALEGAGSLLKSEKYTHSYMHCWRHKTAIIYRATSQWFAGMDVKPKDGGKTLRETALEGVENTAFYPSWGKQRLYSMIANRPDWTLSRQRQWGVPMAFFVHKETGELHPRTLELLEEVAKRVEEGGIETWQKLDPRELIGDDANLYEKNRDTLDVWFDSGTTHWHVLRGSHKDSLQFPADLYLEGSDQHRGWFHSSLLTASMLDGRPPYDALLTHGFTVDGEGRKMSKSLGNGIDPHEVSNRLGAEIIRLWIASTDYSGELAISEEILKRVTETYRRIRNTLRFLLANLSDFDFEKNALPVQDWLEIDRYAIALTRNLQDDALAHYEKYEFHPVVAKIATFCSEDLGGFYLDVLKDRLYTTKPDSRERRSAQTALFHIAHGLLRLVAPYLSFTAEEAYKVLKPGQETIFNEVFAAYPDIANGGDLLDKWTLIRNARGDVTKALEEARTANQIGSSLQAEVVVRASGARYDALASLGDALRFVLITSSARLEKVAGEADEGVDVTASSYLKCERCWHYCADVGSHADHPGLCGRCFSNLFGAGETRGAA; from the coding sequence ATGAGCGACAAGAAAGAGAAAGCCTCCTCGAAGTACCCCGTCAACCTGCTCGACACGCCTTTCCCGATGCGCGGCGACCTGCCCAAGCGCGAACCTGCGTGGGTCAAGGAATGGCAGGACAACAAGGTCTACGAGAAGATCCGCGCCGCCTCGAAGGGCCGCAAGAAGTTCATCCTGCACGACGGCCCGCCGTACGCGAACGGCGACATCCACCTCGGGCACGCGGTCAACAAGATCCTGAAGGACATGATCGTCAAGGCGCGCAATCTCGCGGGCTTCGACGCGGTCTACGTGCCGGGCTGGGACTGCCACGGCATGCCGATCGAAATCCAGATCGAAAAGCAGTTCGGCAAGTCGCTGCCCGCCGCCGAAGTGATGCAGAAGGCGCGCGCGTACGCGGGCGAGCAGATCGAGAAGCAGAAGGCCGGCTTCCGGCGCCTGGGCGTGCTGGGCGACTGGGACAATCCGTACAAGACGATGAACTTCGCCAACGAGGCCGGCGAAATCCGCGCGCTCGGCAAGATCATGGAAAAGGGCTACGTGTTTCGTGGCCTGAAGCCGGTGAACTGGTGTTTCGACTGCGGCTCGGCGCTGGCCGAAGCGGAAGTCGAGTACAAGGACAAGACCGATCCGACCATCGACGTGGTGTTCGGGTTCGCGGAACCGGAGAAGACGGCGCAGGCGTTCGGCCTGAATGCGCTGCCGAAGCCGGAAGGCGGCGTCGTCATCTGGACGACGACGCCCTGGACCATCCCCGCCAACCAGGCGCTCAACGTGCATCCGGAGATCGTCTACGCGCTCGTCGATACGCCGCGCGGGCTGCTGATCCTGGCGGAAGAACGCGTCGAAGCGTGCCTGCAGAACTACGGCATTCCCGGTGAAGTCATCGCGACAACGCCCGGCGAGAAGCTCACCAATCTGCGCTTCCATCATCCGCTCGCGGCCGCGCATCCGGGCTACAAGCGCACCGCGCCCGTCTATCTCGGCGACTACGTGACGACCGAAAGCGGCACGGGCATCGTGCATTCGTCGCCGGCGTACGGCGTGGAAGACTTCGTGTCGTGCAAGGCGCACGGCATGGCGGATTCCGACATCATCAATCCGGTGATGGGCGATGGCCGCTATATCGAATCGCTGCCGCTGTTCGGCGGACTGTCGATCTGGAAGGCGAATCCGCAGATCGTCGAGGCGCTCGAGGGCGCGGGCTCGCTGTTGAAGAGCGAAAAGTACACGCACAGCTACATGCATTGCTGGCGTCACAAGACGGCGATCATCTATCGCGCGACCTCGCAATGGTTCGCGGGCATGGACGTGAAGCCGAAGGACGGCGGCAAGACGCTGCGCGAGACCGCGCTGGAAGGCGTCGAGAACACGGCGTTCTATCCGTCGTGGGGCAAGCAGCGTCTCTACAGCATGATCGCGAACCGCCCGGACTGGACGCTTTCGCGTCAGCGTCAATGGGGCGTGCCGATGGCGTTCTTCGTGCACAAGGAAACCGGCGAGCTGCATCCGCGCACGCTGGAGTTGCTGGAAGAAGTGGCGAAGCGCGTCGAGGAAGGCGGCATCGAGACCTGGCAGAAGCTCGATCCGCGCGAGCTGATCGGCGACGACGCCAACCTGTACGAAAAGAACCGCGACACGCTCGACGTGTGGTTCGATTCCGGCACGACGCACTGGCACGTGCTGCGCGGATCGCACAAGGATTCGCTGCAGTTCCCGGCCGATCTGTATCTCGAAGGCTCGGACCAGCATCGCGGCTGGTTCCATTCGTCGCTGCTGACGGCGTCGATGCTCGACGGCCGCCCGCCCTACGACGCGCTGCTCACGCACGGCTTCACCGTCGATGGCGAAGGCCGCAAGATGTCGAAGTCGCTCGGCAACGGCATCGATCCGCATGAGGTGTCGAACCGGCTCGGCGCGGAAATCATCCGCCTGTGGATCGCATCGACGGATTATTCCGGCGAGCTCGCGATCTCCGAGGAAATTCTCAAGCGCGTCACGGAGACGTATCGACGTATCCGCAATACGCTGCGCTTCCTGCTCGCGAATCTTTCCGATTTCGACTTCGAGAAGAACGCGCTGCCGGTTCAGGACTGGCTGGAGATCGATCGCTACGCCATCGCGCTCACGCGCAACCTGCAGGACGACGCGCTCGCGCACTACGAGAAGTACGAGTTCCATCCGGTGGTCGCGAAGATCGCGACGTTCTGTTCGGAAGACCTCGGCGGCTTCTACCTCGACGTGCTGAAGGACCGCCTCTACACGACGAAGCCCGATTCGCGCGAACGCCGCAGCGCGCAGACCGCGCTGTTCCATATCGCGCACGGCCTGTTGCGGCTCGTCGCGCCGTATCTGTCGTTCACGGCGGAAGAAGCGTACAAGGTGCTCAAGCCCGGCCAGGAGACGATCTTCAACGAAGTCTTCGCGGCGTATCCGGACATCGCGAACGGCGGCGATCTGCTCGACAAGTGGACGCTCATCCGCAACGCGCGCGGCGACGTCACCAAGGCGCTCGAAGAAGCGCGCACGGCCAACCAGATCGGTTCGTCGCTGCAGGCGGAAGTCGTGGTTCGCGCGAGCGGCGCGCGCTACGACGCGCTCGCAAGCCTCGGCGATGCGCTGCGCTTCGTGCTCATCACGTCATCGGCGCGACTGGAAAAGGTGGCGGGCGAAGCGGATGAAGGCGTCGACGTGACGGCATCGAGCTACTTGAAGTGCGAGCGCTGCTGGCACTATTGCGCGGATGTCGGCTCGCACGCGGATCACCCCGGCCTGTGCGGCCGCTGCTTCTCCAACCTCTTCGGCGCCGGCGAAACGCGAGGCGCAGCATAA